ACTGAAACAGGGTGAAACGCTATTGTTATTGATTGCGGCTTTCCTTGTGTGTCAGATCATCTAGTTGTATGATCAGTGTGTACACGGCTGTCTTTCCATGACTATCAACGCCCAAACTGGGAACAAGGGAGTGAATATCCTGGCTCAATTAAGGCAGTGATGAATTCAATCAGAACGGATTCAGTTGCTACACAATCCCCAAAAGACCCAACACAGGTGACGGATCACAATTGGATAGCACTGACTTCATTCAGTTACTTTTGACACATCCCAGTGGGCAAAACGAGTTGAAATGACGATGAAATAACATCAGCACAACCAgaaaaattttttaaatgacataaCTGCGACATCATGTGAACCAGTTGTAACCAGTTTTGCCCCGCTGGGATCCCTCCCTTCAGCACTGGTCTTCCCCCAGAGTCTCTGATACGTCACTCGGGTCTAACGACGCGGCTGGTACGTGCGTCCTAATACCACTGCTGTACGGCGTCTGTGTGTACACCTCCACGGTTTGGGATATGGAGCGCAGGGAGTGATCGCGGTAGTATCCCAACGCCTGCCGCGCCTGCTCCTTTCGGATGCTCTGCACGAAGGTCTTGCGTTTGTGTCGGAACTCGATGACAGTCTTGGTGTAGGAGTTGAGGGTGGTGACTGATGCACCCATGCAGCAGGTGAAGGATGCCCAGGCCATGCTGGAAAACAGGAAATGGaaaagaaggaagagagagaagtgaggaaaTAGGGACaacagatagaggagaggaaaatgatggggacagagagaggaaaaggcaAGGAGGAGTCAATTGAAGGTGCAATCTGCATATTTAGGCCTTTCGCAGTTCATGGTCAGTTCGCAGGGCTGCTCTTtgaatgaaaaacaaatgacaagtGGCTTTAAAACAAACAAATGGTTTAAAACAAACAAATGGCTTGAAACAAGTGGCTTTAAAAGCTAAGAAACGTTAAATACCGAAGTTATCAATCACTTGACAACAGCTCAAGTAATTCAGACAAATACTACACGAAGAAATATTATGTTTTTATGAAACACTGCAAAACACTGCGAAAAACATATAATCACTTTGAGTTTGGGGATTTCTGGCATACTTTTTGTAAATATTATTATTCCCGTGTAAAAATGGAAGGGTCGTGGCTTTGCAGGATTATTGTCAATCCGTCAATCCCAACAGGGTAGGAATGTCAATCTGGGTAGATCCCAATGTAATAGGCCACTACTGTACattagtctatacactgtagctCCCATCTTCACTCACTGCACATGTTATAATCCAGAGCTATGGCACAAGGGTTAAGATGTTCAGCCTGGAAGATTAAAAGTCTGAACATACAGTGTACATATGTCTTTGTGGGCTACACTTCACCCTTGATCCCCTTATGCAATTTCCCAATCGCATCgaccatatatatatattggggCTTTGGGACACCAAAGCCTAATCCGCCCGGTAACATGAGAGCTTTGGGGTTTTCATTAGAGAAGTGTGACGCTACAAAGGGAGAcgtgggattgtgtgtgtgtgtgtgtgttccctaccaGAAGGACCATCCGTAGTCCCAGTTATAGGGCCTCCAGTCTGCAGGGCCCAGGGTGACTGTCACCTGGAACACCTGTGTGTACATCATGTGGGCCACCATACCCAGGAGCCCTGCAAATACACAGATACCGGTATATAGTTAGATGTTTAGTGTAcatgtaggcacacacacacacacacacacacacacacacacacacacacacacacacacacacacacacacacacacacacacacacactaggaccTTGTGACCGCTAGGATGACTTTTCAAAATCCCtctctgatagctgatgcttcTACATTGGGAGAGGCTGCAGGTTATCTCCTAGTCAAGACCTACAAAACCAGCTTCTCTCCTTGCTAGCTTCACTTTTCATCATGTTCACCACCGTGTTAGACTTGTTCAATGTCTACTAGTGGCAACAGTTGCATAGTACTGTATACAAGTATTTCTTTACTTTGCTCCACCAATTAGGCATAAAAAGGGCCAGACTCAACTCAATTAGGCATTTCCCCAGACCAGACTCAACTGCGTTTTTCCCTGGCCATATGACGTAATCTATGCAATTCAACAAAAATCTAAGTGTGTCATGAACAGTTCTTTCTGTTTATGACACACTTAGATTTTTGTTGAATTGCAAAGATTGCGTCATATGGCCAGGGAAAAAACGCATCTGGGCTCTATGGTCGCCatggagtttttcctggtcaggtcatgaGGCCTGGGAGAACTCCTGACCCTTACACACGAAACAATAGCctgggtcccagatctgtttgtgccgtctTGCAGAGGTGGTTTTCAACAGTCCTTCTGTACCTGAGAGGACGGTGAAGATTGCAGCGAAGGCGTTCAGTTTCAGTCCATCTATCATGTTGCTGGTGCTGGAGTGAACCAGTTCTAGACACATCAGGCTGAAACCCACTATCAACAGGACTATGTACAGCATCTCAGAGACCACCGACAGCCATAGGACACCTGCAACAGACAAAGCAAGAGCATTAACAGTTGTTAGGGTATTGGAAATCAGTGAGAGATTTTTCTATAACCGTGTTATGATGTCGAATTTGAATCACTGATCATATTTTCATAAGAATGTGTGATGGTTGTGGAGAAAAGGGTTGATTTCTTTCATCGTGTATGCTTCACCCATCTGTTCGTTCATAAATCATAGGACTGCATTTGGCAGGTGCCTATTTGAAGTCCTGTCATGGACACTAAACGTTTTATTCCCTAAAAAGTCATTCCTGATGTTTGATGATTGTGTCCTAACTTAACCTAAACTCAGATACacgtttgtatttttttgtgtttttggtctCTGCCTATCTGACATCCATAGTGACGACAGACCTGTTGATAACATATCTCAGGACCGACAGGCCACTCAAAACCAATTAATGTCATTTGTCTCTGACGCAAAAAGTATCAGGAATCTTCTCAGACCTTTCAGAGCGTCAAACCCTCACACTGTCTCGTTACGGGAGGTTGGAGTCAGACATCTCTTCCTACCTCGCCAGTCTGCTATTAATCCTTCTTGACACTTCATTGCAGGAAGTGAACATTGGCTGGTGCCAGTATTTCCCCTGAGACGCTCTCAACGGGATAGGACGGATGGTCAGTGGCGGTGGCGGGGATGGGGTTGGGGGAGGAATGTCCCAAGACTGAGACAGTGTCTTATTTCGTAATGGAATTTTAGAACAAGGTTTGGTGGTACTTAACTTTGGAGACAGTATTAACCCTGTACAGCGTTCTGTGTAACTATTCTTGTGAGTAGAGTGAGCTACGGTAGTAAATAAAGTAGGCTATATGAACTACAGTACAATCCATGTCgttttttctgttttgtttcaATTGAGTTGTTTAGCAGACACTTTCTAGGGGAGACACATTATGACTCGGGGAAGTATGAGAGCTTCTATCTTGTTTTGATTGGTTGTCATTTTGCATTATTTTCGCATGGATCATTTCACAGCTGTTATCATAACCTTCTCCTTTGACAGAGTGGGGTGTGACCATAGCAACCCCACATCCTGTGTCCCTGACAACACAGGGGATGATGCCAAGGTTGTTTGAGAACATAAGCCACCGTAGGTCTGGAATAGGGAGTTTATTTTACCTCCAGTACATGAAGACTGATATAGTCAACAAATCAATCAACTATTGTGATATCAAAGTTcaggtttaattttattttatttatttttatttcacctttatttaaccaggtaggcaagttgagaacaagttctcatttacaattgcgacctggccaagataaagcaaagcagttcgacacatacaacgacacagagttacacatggagtaaaacaaacatacagtcaataatacagtataaacaagtctatatacgatgtgagcaaatgaggtgagataagggaggtaaaggcaaaaaggccatggtggcaaagtagatacaatatagcaagtaaaacactggaatggtagatttgcaatgggagaatgtgcaaagtagaaataaaaataatgggggtgcaaaggagaaaaataaataaataaataaaatacagtagggaaagaggtagttgtttgggctaaattataggtgggctatgtacaggtgcagtaatctgtgagctgctctgacagttgatgcttaaagctagtgagggagataagtgtttccagtttcagagatttttgtagttcgttccagtcattggcagcagagaactggaaggagaggcggccaaagaaaga
This is a stretch of genomic DNA from Oncorhynchus clarkii lewisi isolate Uvic-CL-2024 chromosome 17, UVic_Ocla_1.0, whole genome shotgun sequence. It encodes these proteins:
- the LOC139369583 gene encoding germ cell-specific gene 1-like protein, coding for MKTTRKCRALLSVSMNLLALFFSITAFITTYWCVGTQRVPKPKCTKLRTHNCIDYGVNETDPKVVVYSWETGDDRFLFRQFHTGIWFSCAENIHDEGEKCRSFIDLAPASERGVLWLSVVSEMLYIVLLIVGFSLMCLELVHSSTSNMIDGLKLNAFAAIFTVLSGLLGMVAHMMYTQVFQVTVTLGPADWRPYNWDYGWSFCMAWASFTCCMGASVTTLNSYTKTVIEFRHKRKTFVQSIRKEQARQALGYYRDHSLRSISQTVEVYTQTPYSSGIRTHVPAASLDPSDVSETLGEDQC